From one Nonomuraea polychroma genomic stretch:
- a CDS encoding SRPBCC family protein: MHRDTKDIDMRTPILISSTDDTVSITVQQRSSVAPSKAFRIIVPIDLTSVFHRVAPFPGVKSVANQTEEWDHVGPTRNPQFDDGSQVDEQLTEYTEGSSFAYQLTGFTNVLSRLAAGVRGEWNFNPDGDGTLLRWTYEFKPLPGRRWILAGPFAPLWRRYMVAALARCVRAVEAAQGNS; this comes from the coding sequence ATGCATCGCGACACCAAGGATATCGACATGAGGACGCCAATACTTATCAGCTCAACGGACGACACCGTCTCGATCACGGTCCAACAGCGAAGCTCGGTGGCCCCCAGCAAAGCTTTCCGAATCATCGTCCCAATCGATCTCACGTCCGTCTTCCACCGGGTGGCACCATTCCCCGGTGTCAAGAGCGTGGCGAACCAGACCGAAGAATGGGATCACGTCGGTCCGACCAGGAACCCTCAGTTCGACGACGGATCGCAAGTCGACGAACAGTTGACCGAATACACCGAAGGTTCAAGTTTCGCATATCAGCTGACGGGGTTCACTAATGTCCTTTCCCGCCTCGCCGCCGGCGTCAGAGGTGAATGGAACTTCAATCCCGACGGCGATGGCACGCTCCTCCGATGGACTTACGAGTTCAAGCCGCTTCCGGGACGTCGCTGGATTCTCGCCGGCCCGTTCGCGCCCCTGTGGCGCCGATACATGGTCGCCGCCCTTGCGCGCTGCGTGCGAGCGGTCGAAGCGGCACAAGGCAACTCGTAG
- a CDS encoding NmrA/HSCARG family protein — MSHDNVITVLGATGTQGGAVARALLTDGEFTVRAVTRNAASPKAQTLAGLGAHVVEATLTDEGSLRRAFDGAYGAFLVTPYWEHRSPTRELAEVENLISAAQAAALRHVVWSTLEDTREAIAADDTRMPFIGDGYRVPHFDVKGGAADALFAKSGLPTTYMLMSFYWDNLLGLAKPQRDPDGTLAFHLPLGDTAIAGVASDDIGRLALRVLRQPSQTIGATVPVVGEYLTGEQMAAALSTVLGEPVAYRPPTHDQFRSVGFPGADELGNMFQYYTEFPRSYLGRRDLDIARAFNPDPLTLTDFLAAHRAELAA, encoded by the coding sequence ATGTCTCACGACAATGTGATCACGGTGCTCGGCGCGACCGGCACGCAAGGCGGCGCGGTCGCGCGGGCGCTGCTGACCGACGGCGAATTCACCGTACGGGCGGTGACGCGCAACGCCGCGTCGCCCAAGGCGCAGACTCTGGCCGGGCTCGGCGCCCACGTGGTGGAGGCGACCCTCACCGACGAGGGCAGCCTTCGCCGGGCATTCGACGGGGCATACGGCGCGTTCCTGGTTACGCCGTACTGGGAGCACCGTTCGCCCACCCGGGAACTGGCCGAGGTGGAGAACCTCATCAGCGCGGCCCAGGCCGCCGCCCTGCGGCACGTCGTGTGGTCGACGCTCGAGGACACCCGCGAGGCGATCGCGGCCGACGACACCCGGATGCCGTTCATCGGCGACGGCTACCGGGTGCCGCACTTCGACGTGAAGGGAGGGGCCGCCGACGCCCTGTTCGCCAAGTCCGGCCTGCCCACGACGTACATGCTGATGTCCTTCTACTGGGACAACCTGCTCGGCCTGGCCAAGCCACAACGCGACCCGGACGGGACGCTGGCCTTCCATCTCCCGCTCGGCGACACGGCCATCGCGGGCGTCGCCTCCGACGACATCGGCCGGCTGGCGCTGCGCGTGCTGCGCCAGCCGTCGCAGACGATCGGCGCCACGGTTCCCGTGGTCGGCGAGTACCTGACCGGCGAGCAGATGGCGGCGGCGCTCAGCACGGTCCTCGGTGAGCCGGTGGCCTACCGCCCACCCACCCACGACCAGTTCCGCAGCGTCGGCTTCCCCGGCGCGGACGAGCTGGGAAACATGTTCCAGTACTACACCGAGTTTCCCAGGTCCTATCTCGGCCGCCGCGACCTCGACATCGCACGCGCGTTCAACCCCGATCCGCTCACCCTGACCGACTTCCTGGCCGCGCATCGTGCCGAACTCGCGGCCTGA